The Zalophus californianus isolate mZalCal1 chromosome 7, mZalCal1.pri.v2, whole genome shotgun sequence genome includes a region encoding these proteins:
- the LOC113926679 gene encoding desmoplakin isoform X1: MSCNGGSHPRINTLGRMTRAESGPDLRYEVTCGGGGGGGGGGGGGGGGGGGGGGGGTTSRMYYSRRCTVTDQNSDGYCQTGTMCRHQNQNTIQELLQNCADCLMRAELIVQPELKYGDGIQLAWSRELDECFAQANDQMEITDSLIREMRQMGQPCDAYQKRLLQLQEQMRALYKAISVPRVRRASSKGGGGYTCQSGSGWDEFTKRLTSECLGWMRQQRAEMDLVAWGVDLASVEQHISSHRSIHNSIGDYRWQLDKIKADLREKSAIYQLEEEYENLLKASFERMDHLRQLQNIIQATSREIMWINDCEEEELLYDWSDRNTNIAQKQEAFSIRMSQLEVKEKELNKLKQESDQLVLNQHPASDKIEAYMDTLQTQWSWILQITKCIDVHLKENAAYFQFFEEAQSTEAYLKGLQDSIRKKYPCDKNMPLQRLLEQIKELEKEREKILEYKRQVQNLVNKSKKIVQLKPRNPDYRSNKPIILRALCDYKQDQKIVHKGDECILKDNNERSKWYVTGPGGVDMLVPSVGLIIPPPNPLAIDLSCKIEQYYEAILALWNQLYINMKSLVSWHYCMIDIEKIRAMTIAKLKTMRQEDYMKTISDLELHYQEFIRNSQGSEMFGDDDKRKMQSQFTDAQKHYQTLVIQLPGHPQHQTVTTTEITHHSSCQDLNHNKVIETNRENDKQETWMLMELQKVRRQMEHCESRMTLKNILLADQGSTHHITVKINELKSVQNDSQAIAEVLNQLKDMLANFRGSEKYCYLQNEVFGLFQKLENINGVTDGYLNSLCTVRALLQAILQTEDMLKVYEARLTEEETVCLDLDKVEAYRCGLKKIKNDLNLKKSLLATMKTELQKAQQIHSQTSQQYPLYGLDLGKFSDKVTQLTDRWQKIDKQIDYRLWDLEKQIKQLRNYRDNYQAFCKWLYDAKRRQDSLESMKFADSNTVMRFLNEQKNLHNEICGKRDKSEEVQKIAELCANSIKDYELQLASYTSGLETLLNIPIKRTMVQSPSGVILQEAADMHARYIELLTRSGDYYRFLSEMLKSLEDMKLKNTKIEVLEEELRLARDANSENCNKNKFLDQNLQKYQAECSQFKAKLVSLEELKRQAELDGKSAKQNLDKCYGQIKELNEKITRLTYEIEDEKRRRKAVEDRFDQQKSDYDQLQKARQCEKESLGWQKMESEKAIKEKEYEIERLRVLLQEEGARKREYENELAKVRNHYNEEMSNLRNKYETEINITKTTIKEISMQKEDDSKNLRNQLDRLSRENRDLKDEIVRLNDSILQTTEQRRRAEEDALQQKACGSEMLQKKQHLEIELKQVIQQRSEDNARHKQSLEEAAKTIQDKNKEIERLKAEFQEEAKRRWEYENELAKVRNNYDEEIISLKNQFETEISVTKTTIHQLTMQKEEDTSGYRAQIDNLTRENRSLCEEVKRLKNTLAQTTETLRRVEENAQQQKATGTEVSQRKQQLEIELRQVTQMRTEESVRYKQSLDDAAKTIQDKNKEIERLKQLIETETSTRKCLEEENVKLQRAQYELQKANSSATETIGKLKVQEQELTRLRLDYERVSQERAVRDQDIVRFQSSLKDLQLQKQKVEEELSRLRRAASEDSSKRKKLEDELEGMRRSLKEQAIKITSLTQQLEQASIVKKRSEDDLRQQREVLDGHLRDKQRTQEELRRLSSEVEALRRQLLQEQESVKQAHLRNEHFQKAIEDKSRSLNESKIEIERLQCLTENLTKEHLMLEEELRNLRLEYDDLRRSRSEADSDKNTTISELRSQLQISNNRTLELQGLINDLQRERENLRQEIEKFQKQALEASNRIQESKNQCTQVVQERESLLVKIKVLEQDKSRLQRLEDELTRLKTTLEAESRLKQRLECEKQQIQNDLNQWKTQYSRKEETIRKIESEREKSEREKNSFRSEMERLQAEIKRIEERYRRKLEDSTRETQSQLETERSRLQREIDKLKQRPYGSHRETQTEYEWTVDSSKLVFDGLRKKVTAMQLYECQLIDKTTLDKLLKGKKSVEEVASEIQPFLRGAGAIAGASASPKEKYSLVEAKRKKLITPESTVMLLEAQAATGGIIDPHRNEKLTVDNAIARDLIDFDDRQQIYTAEKAVTGFDDPFSGKTVSVSEAIKKNLIDRETGMRLLEAQIASGGVVDPVNSVFLPKDVALARGLIDRDLYRSLNDPRDSQKNFVDPVTKKKVSYMQLRERCRIEPHTGLLLLSVQKRSMSFQGIRQQVTVSELVDSGILRPSTVNELESGQISYDEVGERIKDFLQGSSCIAGIYNETTKQKLGIYEAMKIGLVRPGTALELLEAQAATGFIVDPVSNLRLPVEEAYKRGLVGIEFKEKLLSAERAVTGYNDPETGNIISLFQAMNKELIEKGHGIRLLEAQIATGGIIDPKESHRLPVDMAYKRGYFNEELSEILSDPSDDTKGFFDPNTEENLTYLQLKERCIKDEETGLCLLPLKEKKKEVQTSQKNTLRKRRVVIVDPETNKEMSVQEAYKKGLIDYETFRELCEQECEWEEITITGSDGSTRVVLVDRKTGSQYDIQDAIDKGLIDRKFFDQYRSGSLSLTQFADMISLKNGVGGNSSGIGGGVSDDVFSNSRHESVSKISTISSVRNITIRSSSLSDPLEESSPIAAIFDTENLEKISITEGIERGIVDSITGQRLLEAQACTGGIIHPTSGQKLSLQDAASQGLIDQDMATRLKPAQKAFIGFEGVKGKKKMSAAEAVKEKWLPYEAGQRFLEFQYLTGGLVDPEVHGRISTEEAIRKGFIDGRAAQRLQDTSSYAKILTCPKTKLKISYKDAMNRSMVEDITGLRLLEAASVSSKGLPSPYNMSSAPGSRSGSRSGSRSGSRSGSRSGSRSGSRRGSFDATGNSSYSYSYSFSSSSIGH; encoded by the exons CGTGAGAAATCTGCCATCTACCAGTTGGAGGAGGAGTATGAAAACCTGCTG AAAGCGTCCTTTGAGAGGATGGATCACCTACGACAGCTGCAGAACATCATCCAGGCCACGTCCCGAGAGATCATGTGGATCAATGACTGTGAGGAGGAGGAGCTGCTCTATGACTGGAGTGATCGGAACACCAACATTGCCCAGAAGCAGGAGGCCTTCTCT aTACGCATGAGCCAACTGGAAGTTAAGGAAAAAGAGCTCAATAAGCTTAAACAAGAAAGTGACCAACTTGTCCTCAATCAGCATCCGGCTTCAGACAAAATTGAG GCCTATATGGACACTCTTCAGACACAGTGGAGCTGGATTCTTCAGATCACCAAGTGCATTGACGTTCACCTCAAAGAAAATGCTGCCTACTTTCAG TTTTTTGAAGAGGCCCAGTCAACCGAAGCCTACCTGAAGGGCCTTCAGGACTCCATCAGAAAGAAGTACCCCTGTGATAAGAACATGCCCCTGCAGCGCCTGCTGGAACAGATCAAAGAGCTGGAG AAAGAACGAGAGAAAATCCTCGAATACAAGCGTCAGGTACAGAACTTGGTAAACAAGTCCAAGAAGATCGTGCAGCTGAAACCACGGAACCCAGACTATAGAAGCAACAAACCCATTATTCTCAGGGCTCTCTGTGACTACAAACAAGACCAG AAAATCGTGCACAAAGGGGATGAGTGCATCCTGAAGGACAATAATGAGCGCAGCAAGTGGTACGTGACGGGTCCTGGAGGTGTGGACATGCTCGTCCCTTCTGTCGGTCTGATTATCCCTCCTCCGAATCCTCTGGCCATAGACCTCTCTTGCAA GATTGAGCAGTACTATGAGGCCATCTTGGCTCTGTGGAACCAGCTGTACATCAACATGAAGAGCCTGGTGTCCTGGCACTACTGCATGATCGACATCGAGAAAATCAGGGCCATGACCATCGCCAAG CTGAAAACGATGCGGCAGGAAGATTACATGAAGACAATATCTGACCTTGAGCTGCATTACCAAGAGTTCATCAGGAACAGCCAGGGCTCGGAGATGTTTGGAGATGATGATAAGCGGAAGATGCAGTCTCAGTTCACGGATGCCCAGAAGCACTACCAGACCCTGGTCATACAGCTCCCTGGTCACCCCCAGCACCAGACAG TAACCACAACTGAAATCACTCATCATAGTTCCTGCCAAGATCTCAACCATAATAAAGTGATTGAAACCAACAGAGAAAATGACAAGCAGGAAACATGGATGCTGATGGAGCTCCAGAAGGTTCGCAGGCAGATGGAGCACTGTGAGAGCAGAATGACCCTTAAAAACATCCTTCTAGCAGACCAAGGGTCTACGCACCACAtcacagtgaaaataaatgagctcAAG AGTGTGCAGAATGATTCTCAAGCAATTGCTGAAGTTCTCAACCAGCTCAAAGATATGCTAGCGAACTTCAGAGGTTCAGAAAAATACTGCTATTTACAGAATGAGGTATTTGGACTGTTCCAGAAACTGGAAAACATCAATGGTGTTACAGATGGCTACTTAAACAG CTTGTGCACGGTGAGAGCTCTACTCCAGGCTATCCTGCAGACAGAAGACATGCTGAAGGTGTACGAAGCCAGACTCACCGAAGAGGAAACCGTGTGCCTGGATCTGGATAAAGTGGAAGCTTACCGCTGTGGGCTGAAG AAAATCAAAAATGACTTGAACTTGAAGAAGTCCTTGTTGGCCACAATGAAGACAGAGCTGCAGAAAGCCCAGCAGATCCACTCCCAGACCTCACAGCAGTATCCACTCTATGGCCTGGATCTGGGCAAGTTCAGtgacaaagtcacacagctgacaGACCGCTGgcaaaaaatagataaacagatAGACTACAG ACTGTGGGACTTGGAGAAACAAATTAAGCAACTGAGGAATTACCGTGATAACTATCAGGCTTTCTGCAAGTGGCTCTATGATGCCAAACGCCGCCAGGATTCCTTAGAATCCATGAAGTTTGCTGACTCCAACACAGTCATGCGATTTTTGAATGAGCAGAAG aacTTGCACAATGAAATATGTGGCAAACGAGACAAATCAGAAGAAGTACAAAAAATTGCCGAACTTTGTGCAAATTCGATTAAG GATTATGAACTCCAGCTTGCATCATACACCTCAGGCCTGGAGACTCTCCTGAACATACCTATCAAGAGAACCATGGTGCAGTCTCCCTCTGGTGTGATTCTGCAAGAG GCTGCTGATATGCACGCTCGGTACATAGAACTACTTACAAGGTCTGGAGACTACTATAGATTCTTAAGTGAGATGCTGAAGAGTTTGGAAGATATGAAg cTGAAAAATACCAAGATTGAAGTTTTGGAAGAGGAGCTCAGACTGGCCCGGGATGCCAATTCTGAAAACTGCAACAAGAACAAATTCCTGGATCAGAACCTGCAGAAATACCAGGCGGAATGTTCCCAGTTCAAAGCCAAGCTCGTGAGCCTGGAGGAGCTGAAGAGGCAGGCGGAGCTGGATGGGAAGTCAGCGAAGCAAAACCTGGACAAGTGCTACGGCCAAATAAAAGAACTCAATGAGAAGATCACCCGGCTGACTTACGAGATTGAAGACGAGAAGCGGAGGAGGAAGGCCGTGGAAGACAGGTTTGACCAACAGAAGAGTGACTATGACCAGCTGCAGAAGGCCAGGCAGTGTGAGAAGGAGAGCCTTGGCTGGCAGAAAATGGAGTCTGAGAAGGCCATCAAGGAGAAGGAGTACGAAATAGAAAGGTTGAGAGTTCTTCTGCAGGAGGAGGGCGCCCGGAAGAGAGAATATGAAAATGAGCTGGCAAAGGTAAGAAACCACTATAATGAGGAGATGAGTAATTTAAGGAACAAGTATGAAACAGAGATTAACATTACGAAGACCACCATCAAGGAGATATCCATGCAGAAAGAGGATGATTCCAAAAATCTGAGAAACCAGCTTGACCGCCTCTCGAGGGAAAATCGAGACCTGAAGGATGAAATCGTCAGGCTCAATGACAGCATCCTGCAGACCACTGAGCAGCGGCGGCGGGCTGAGGAAGACGCCCTGCAGCAGAAGGCCTGTGGCTCGGAGATGCTGCAAAAGAAGCAGCATCTGGAGATCGAGCTGAAGCAGGTCATCCAGCAGCGCTCTGAGGACAACGCAAGACACAAGCAGTCCCTGGAGGAGGCTGCAAAGACCATTCAGGACAAAAACAAGGAGATTGAGAGACTCAAAGCTGAATTTCAGGAGGAGGCCAAGCGCCGCTGGGAATATGAGAATGAACTGGCTAAGGTAAGAAACAATTACGATGAGGAAATCATTAGCTTAAAGAACCAGTTCGAGACGGAGATCAGCGTCACCAAGACAACCATCCACCAGCTCACCATGCAGAAGGAAGAGGACACCAGTGGCTACCGAGCCCAGATCGACAACCTCACCAGAGAAAACCGCAGCCTGTGTGAGGAAGTAAAGCGGCTGAAGAACACGTTGGCCCAGACCACGGAGACTCTCCGGAGGGTGGAGGAAAACGCCCAGCAGCAGAAGGCCACCGGCACCGAGGTGTCACAGAGGAAACAGCAGCTGGAGATCGAGCTGAGGCAGGTCACTCAGATGCGCACCGAGGAGAGCGTGCGATACAAGCAGTCATTGGATGATGCTGCCAAGACGATCCAGGACAAAAACAAGGAGATAGAAAGGTTAAAGCAACTGATAGAGACGGAAACCAGCACGAGGAAGTGCCTGGAAGAGGAGAACGTGAAGTTGCAAAGGGCCCAGTATGAGCTGCAGAAAGCGAACAGCAGTGCGACCGAGACGATCGGCAAGCTGAAGGTTCAGGAGCAAGAGCTCACTCGCCTGAGGCTCGACTACGAGAGGGTCTCCCAGGAGAGGGCTGTGAGGGACCAGGACATCGTGCGGTTCCAGAGCTCTCTGAAGGACCTGCAGCTGCAGAAGCAGAAGGTGGAAGAGGAGCTGAGCCGGCTGAGGAGGGCCGCCTCAGAAGACTCGTCGAAAAGGAAGAAGCTGGAGGATGAGCTGGAAGGCATGAGGAGGTCTCTGAAGGAGCAGGCAATAAAAATCACCAGCCTGACGCAGCAGCTGGAGCAGGCGTCCATCGTCAAGAAACGCAGTGAGGACGACCTCCGGCAGCAGAGGGAAGTGCTGGACGGCCACCTGAGGGATAAGCAGAGGACCCAGGAGGAGCTCCGAAGGCTCTCCTCTGAGGTCGAGGCCCTGAGGCGGCAGTTGCTTCAGGAGCAGGAAAGTGTCAAACAGGCTCACCTGAGGAATGAGCATTTCCAGAAGGCAATAGAGGATAAGAGCAGAAGCTTGAATGAAAGCAAAATCGAAATCGAGAGGCTGCAGTGTCTCACAGAGAACCTGACCAAGGAGCACTTGATGCTGGAGGAAGAGCTTCGGAACCTGAGGCTGGAGTACGACGACCTCAGGAGGAGCCGGAGTGAGGCGGATAGTGACAAAAACACGACCATCTCTGAACTCAGGAGCCAGCTGCAGATCAGCAACAACCGGACCCTGGAACTGCAGGGGCTGATTAATgatttacagagagagagggaaaatttGAGACAGGAAATTGAGAAATTCCAAAAGCAGGCTTTAGAG GCATCTAACAGGATTCAGGAATCAAAGAACCAGTGCACTCAGGTGGtgcaggaaagagagagccttCTGGTGAAGATCAAAGTTCTGGAGCAGGACAAGAGCAGGCTGCAGAGGCTGGAGGATGAGCTCACTCGCCTGAAGACAACGCTGGAGGCGGAAAGCAGGCTGAAACAACGCCTGGAGTGTGAGAAACAGCAAATCCAGAATGACCTCAATCAGTGGAAAACCCAGTATTCCCGCAAGGAAGAGACCATTAGGAAGATCGAGTCGGAGAGAGAaaaaagcgagagagagaagaACAGCTTCAGGAGCGAGATGGAGAGACTGCAGGCAGAGATCAAGAGGATCGAGGAGCGGTACAGGCGCAAATTGGAGGATTCCACCCGGGAGACGCAGTCGCAGTTGGAAACAGAGCGCTCCCGCCTCCAGAGGGAAATTGACAAGCTCAAGCAGCGCCCCTACGGGTCCCATCGGGAGACCCAGACTGAGTACGAGTGGACCGTTGACTCCTCCAAGCTGGTGTTTGATGGACTGAGGAAGAAGGTGACGGCCATGCAGCTCTACGAGTGCCAGCTGATTGACAAAACAACCTTGGACAAGCTGTTGAAGGGGAAAAAGTCAGTGGAAGAAGTTGCCTCTGAAATCCAGCCTTTCCTTCGGGGTGCAGGAGCTATTGCTGGGGCATCTGCTTCCCCCAAGGAGAAGTACTCTCTGGTGGAGGCCAAGAGAAAGAAACTAATCACCCCAGAATCCACAGTCATGCTCCTGGAGGCCCAGGCAGCTACAGGGGGTATAATCGACCCCCACAGGAATGAGAAGCTGACTGTGGACAATGCAATCGCTCGGGACCTCATTGACTTCGATGACCGTCAGCAGATATACACCGCAGAGAAAGCTGTCACTGGTTTTGATGATCCGTTTTCGGGCAAGACGGTCTCGGTTTCGGAAGCCATCAAGAAAAATCTGATCGACAGAGAAACCGGAATGCGCCTGCTGGAGGCCCAGATTGCTTCAGGGGGTGTGGTGGACCCCGTGAATAGTGTCTTTCTGCCAAAAGATGTAGCGTTGGCCCGTGGGCTGATTGACAGAGATTTGTATCGGTCCCTGAATGATCCCCGAGATAGTCAGAAAAACTTTGTGGATCCAGTCACCAAAAAGAAAGTCAGTTACATGCAGCTGAGGGAACGGTGCAGAATCGAACCACACACTGGTCTGCTCTTGCTGTCAGTGCAGAAGAGAAGTATGTCCTTCCAAGGAATCAGACAACAGGTGACCGTCTCTGAGCTGGTAGATTCCGGTATATTGAGACCATCCACTGTAAATGAACTGGAATCAGGTCAGATTTCTTATGACGAGGTTGGTGAGAGAATTAAAGACTTCCTTCAGGGTTCAAGTTGCATAGCAGGCATATACAATGAGACCACGAAGCAGAAGCTTGGCATTTATGAGGCCATGAAAATTGGCTTGGTCCGACCTGGTACTGCTCTGGAGTTGCTGGAAGCCCAAGCAGCCACTGGCTTTATAGTGGATCCTGTTAGCAACTTGAGGTTACCGGTGGAGGAAGCCTACAAAAGAGGCCTGGTGGGCATTGAGTTCAAAGAGAAGCTCCTGTCTGCAGAACGAGCGGTCACCGGGTATAATGATCCTGAAACAGGAAACATCATCTCTTTGTTCCAAGCCATGAACAAGGAACTCATTGAAAAGGGCCATGGCATTCGTTTATTGGAAGCGCAGATCGCGACAGGCGGGATCATCGACCCGAAGGAGAGCCATCGTTTGCCAGTTGACATGGCCTACAAGAGGGGCTACTTTAATGAGGAGCTCAGTGAGATTCTCTCAGATCCAAGTGATGATACGAAAGGATTTTTTGACCccaacacagaagaaaatcttaCCTATCTGCAACTAAAAGAAAGATGTATCAAGGATGAGGAGACAGGGCTCTGTCTTCTGCcgctgaaagaaaagaagaaagaggtgcAGACATCACAAAAGAATACTCTCAGGAAGCGTAGAGTGGTCATCGTTGACCCAGAAACCAACAAGGAGATGTCTGTTCAGGAGGCCTACAAGAAGGGCCTGATAGATTATGAAACCTTCAGAGAACTGTGTGAGCAGGAGTGTGAGTGGGAAGAAATAACCATCACTGGGTCCGACGGCTCCACCAGGGTGGTCCTGGTAGATAGGAAGACAGGCAGTCAGTATGATATTCAAGACGCTATTGACAAGGGCCTCATTGACAGGAAGTTCTTTGATCAGTACCGATCCGGCAGCCTCAGCCTCACTCAGTTTGCTGATATGATCTCCTTGAAAAACGGTGTCGGTGGCAACAGCAGTGGTATAGGGGGTGGTGTCAGTGATGATGTGTTTAGCAACTCGCGACACGAGTCAGTAAGTAAGATTTCTACCATCTCCAGTGTCAGGAACATAACCATCAGGAGCAGCTCTCTGTCCGACCCCCTGGAAGAATCGAGCCCCATTGCAGCCATCTTTGACACAGAAAACCTAGAGAAGATCTCCATTACAGAAGGAATAGAGCGGGGCATTGTCGATAGCATCACTGGTCAGAGGCTTCTGGAGGCTCAGGCCTGCACGGGCGGCATCATCCACCCAACCAGCGGTCAGAAGCTGTCACTTCAGGATGCAGCCTCCCAGGGCCTGATTGACCAAGATATGGCCACCAGGCTGAAGCCCGCCCAGAAAGCCTTCATTGGCTTTGAAGGCgtgaagggaaagaagaagatgTCAGCAGCAGaggcagtaaaagaaaaatggctcCCCTATGAGGCAGGTCAGCGCTTCCTGGAGTTCCAGTACCTCACTGGAGGCCTTGTTGACCCGGAAGTGCATGGGAGGATAAGCACAGAAGAAGCCATCAGGAAGGGGTTCATCGATGGCAGAGCAGCTCAGAGGCTGCAAGACACCAGTAGCTATGCCAAAATCCTGACCTGCCCCAAAACCAAGTTAAAAATCTCCTATAAGGATGCCATGAATCGCTCCATGGTGGAAGATATCACTGGCCTTCGCCTTCTGGAGGCTGCCTCTGTTTCATCTAAGGGCTTGCCTAGCCCTTATAACATGTCTTCTGCCCCAGGCTCCCGCTCAGGATCCCGCTCCGGCTCTCGCTCTGGATCCCGCTCCGGCTCTCGCTCTGGTTCCCGCAGTGGGTCCCGGAGAGGAAGCTTTGATGCAACCGGGAATTCTTCCTACTCTTACTCCTACTCCTTTAGCAGTAGCTCTATTGGGCACTAG